One region of Pseudoalteromonas galatheae genomic DNA includes:
- a CDS encoding HIT family protein — MTIVEQIVAREIEAVIVYESGQVIAFADHDPINFGHILICPKSPFETLLQVPESILAEIHRVARDLYERIERKFSPDGITLVQNNGHFNELSHYHLHIFPRYKRDSFAFGRDGLNIKPQEVLRTSLEGL, encoded by the coding sequence ATGACGATTGTAGAACAGATAGTTGCAAGAGAAATCGAAGCGGTTATTGTATATGAATCAGGGCAGGTGATTGCATTTGCCGATCATGACCCCATAAACTTTGGCCATATATTAATTTGCCCCAAATCTCCCTTTGAAACGCTACTTCAAGTCCCTGAATCCATATTGGCAGAAATCCACCGCGTTGCTCGTGACCTTTATGAGCGAATTGAGCGTAAATTCTCCCCAGATGGGATTACGCTTGTGCAAAACAACGGACACTTTAACGAATTAAGCCACTATCACTTGCATATTTTCCCCCGCTATAAGCGAGATAGTTTTGCGTTTGGACGCGATGGGCTCAATATTAAACCTCAAGAGGTTCTGCGTACTTCACTTGAGGGGTTATAG
- a CDS encoding nuclear transport factor 2 family protein, with protein MCSTSIIEQVIAKECALHRKENRHNMALCHELLHPQFIEVGRSGSLYDLGQILCLMNEEEWPDGEVAVEQFHCVYMKCDALLLTYRSAWRSSDGTLSEHAYRSSLWVEQNGKWQLLHHQGTPTNLF; from the coding sequence ATGTGTTCAACGTCAATTATTGAGCAAGTCATCGCGAAGGAGTGTGCGCTTCATCGTAAAGAAAATAGGCATAATATGGCGCTGTGTCACGAACTCCTTCATCCTCAATTTATTGAGGTTGGACGCTCTGGGAGCCTGTATGATTTGGGCCAGATCCTGTGCTTAATGAATGAAGAAGAGTGGCCGGATGGGGAGGTGGCAGTAGAGCAATTTCACTGTGTTTATATGAAATGTGATGCTTTACTTCTTACCTATCGTTCTGCATGGCGGAGTTCTGATGGCACGCTTTCAGAGCATGCTTATCGATCATCTTTATGGGTTGAGCAAAATGGTAAGTGGCAGCTGTTACACCATCAGGGGACGCCCACAAATTTATTTTAG
- a CDS encoding GNAT family N-acetyltransferase, translating to MKVIINSIQGEDADAIERLMREVSEVDVLPHFSQLGKDTYLNEIIPEVTQVMCNASFVGAKALLNDELIGFALLRDGNYLTHLFVAKSAQGKGVGRQLLDTVLASTSAAQISLCSSLNAASFYLTLGFQATGQEAQKNGIRYIPMRLDRT from the coding sequence GTGAAAGTTATCATCAATTCGATTCAGGGTGAAGATGCGGATGCCATCGAAAGGTTAATGCGTGAAGTCTCCGAGGTTGACGTTTTACCGCATTTTTCGCAGCTTGGAAAAGATACTTATTTAAACGAAATAATACCCGAAGTGACTCAGGTAATGTGCAACGCCAGCTTTGTTGGTGCCAAGGCATTATTAAACGATGAGTTGATTGGATTTGCTTTATTAAGAGATGGTAACTATCTCACACATTTATTTGTTGCCAAGTCAGCTCAAGGTAAAGGGGTTGGTCGGCAGTTATTAGATACTGTGTTGGCGAGTACATCCGCAGCTCAAATCTCGTTGTGCTCATCGCTTAATGCAGCATCGTTTTATCTTACTTTAGGTTTTCAGGCGACGGGACAAGAAGCACAGAAAAACGGTATTAGATACATTCCAATGAGGTTAGATCGAACTTAA
- a CDS encoding aminotransferase-like domain-containing protein, whose protein sequence is MARKFITLSEQVIAEINTGERQCGEKMTSLRIFAKQHDVSMSTAIRTYEELQDNGFLVSQEKSGFYICKPAAKNSDIDFAKFKSEVKSPKKRLSSSVVGLNTMLSTVQVAPELMPINRLTKFIKRAFDSPQYHHFHYPSAIGLMSLRENLTEHFKQKGLALNPDNLVVTSGCIQAVMAGLQAVTKAGDCVVVPSPCYQSLLQLLATLQLKVIEIPTTPEGLDLEALEQVVTTQRVSACLLTANHQNPTGHSLSVQQKVWLADFAAQYQVAIIEDDVFGELSHNQTMPLPIKAWDKAGYVIWCSSVSKTLAPGLQVGWCEAGRYQSQVVALMQAFHGMPNQCLQMAVSHFIETGHYQRHLRALNRTLAGHCFAYQMYLKSRLPEGCKISSPRGGMALWLKLPNIDCDVLASRLAELGVEIRQGSLFTSRDLYQDHLRINCGWPLEAAKPWLDKLCDWVLHNYAKL, encoded by the coding sequence ATGGCGAGGAAGTTTATTACATTAAGTGAGCAGGTGATTGCAGAGATAAACACCGGTGAACGTCAATGCGGTGAAAAAATGACTTCGCTTAGGATCTTTGCTAAGCAGCATGACGTGAGTATGAGTACTGCAATTAGAACCTATGAGGAATTACAGGATAATGGCTTTTTAGTTTCCCAAGAGAAATCTGGTTTTTATATTTGCAAACCAGCGGCTAAAAATAGCGATATTGACTTTGCAAAGTTTAAAAGTGAAGTGAAATCTCCTAAAAAACGGTTAAGCTCCTCTGTTGTAGGGCTCAATACGATGTTATCAACGGTGCAAGTAGCGCCCGAGTTGATGCCCATAAATCGTCTGACTAAGTTTATAAAGCGAGCGTTCGACTCTCCTCAGTATCACCATTTTCATTATCCAAGCGCAATAGGACTGATGTCGCTCAGAGAGAATCTAACCGAGCACTTTAAACAAAAGGGGTTGGCGCTTAACCCTGATAATCTTGTGGTGACGAGCGGCTGTATTCAAGCCGTGATGGCGGGACTGCAGGCTGTCACAAAAGCGGGGGATTGTGTGGTGGTGCCGTCACCATGTTATCAAAGTTTATTGCAACTGCTTGCGACGCTACAACTCAAGGTGATTGAGATCCCAACGACACCGGAAGGACTCGATCTAGAAGCCTTAGAGCAGGTGGTGACAACGCAAAGGGTATCTGCGTGTTTGCTTACGGCAAATCACCAAAATCCAACGGGGCACAGTCTGTCCGTGCAACAAAAAGTATGGCTTGCAGACTTTGCTGCGCAGTATCAAGTGGCGATTATCGAAGACGACGTATTTGGAGAGCTGAGCCACAATCAAACAATGCCTTTACCAATAAAGGCATGGGATAAAGCCGGATATGTAATTTGGTGCAGTTCAGTGTCTAAGACATTAGCGCCGGGTTTGCAAGTTGGATGGTGCGAAGCTGGGCGTTATCAAAGCCAAGTGGTAGCGCTCATGCAGGCATTTCACGGCATGCCAAATCAATGTTTACAAATGGCGGTATCACACTTTATTGAGACAGGACATTATCAGCGTCATTTACGGGCGCTTAATCGCACTTTAGCTGGACACTGTTTCGCTTACCAAATGTATTTGAAATCGCGTTTACCGGAGGGCTGTAAAATATCTTCCCCACGGGGTGGAATGGCATTATGGCTGAAACTGCCTAATATTGATTGTGATGTACTCGCTTCACGGCTCGCTGAGCTCGGGGTTGAAATTCGCCAAGGCAGCTTATTTACAAGTCGAGACTTGTATCAAGATCATCTTCGGATCAATTGCGGTTGGCCACTTGAAGCGGCAAAACCTTGGTTAGATAAACTATGTGATTGGGTACTTCATAATTACGCCAAATTATAG
- a CDS encoding GNAT family N-acetyltransferase, with protein sequence MIRQLDNSDVLVAEKIFQTFQNSYKIEAMLIGASYFPPLSRTVEGISSATSHFYGYFENQNLAAVIELVIVKKTLEIDSLTVDPNYFRKGIAGKLLRFALSEFNVEKVFVETATANTPAIALYQKYGFVEYKRWLPAHGIEKLALVINIFN encoded by the coding sequence ATGATTCGACAATTAGACAATAGCGATGTTTTAGTTGCTGAGAAGATTTTTCAGACTTTTCAAAATTCGTACAAAATAGAAGCCATGTTAATTGGCGCTAGCTATTTTCCACCCTTATCTCGCACTGTAGAAGGGATAAGCAGTGCAACAAGCCACTTTTACGGATACTTCGAAAATCAAAATCTTGCCGCAGTCATTGAACTTGTCATTGTTAAGAAGACGCTAGAAATAGATAGCCTGACCGTTGATCCCAATTATTTTCGCAAGGGTATAGCAGGTAAACTGCTGCGTTTTGCGTTGTCAGAGTTTAACGTTGAAAAGGTTTTTGTAGAAACAGCGACGGCAAACACGCCTGCTATTGCACTCTACCAAAAGTACGGCTTTGTTGAATACAAACGATGGCTGCCGGCACACGGCATTGAGAAATTGGCATTGGTGATCAATATCTTTAACTAG
- a CDS encoding pyridoxal phosphate-dependent decarboxylase family protein has product MTMTHNQWQVLPQLLTEFSKLTEAFIESSNSRSAAGRDIAPPDLTLTESGIAFESLIEIFSKQVVPNLSTSTGPRYWGFVTGGATPIATFADWLVSTYDQNVSKGDGSIATNIERQAIRWLTELFDLPVSFDGLFTTGATAANYLGAVIARQFAGHQQGINVAEEGAFGLEVEVFCATPHASMIKALGLAGLGRNQITRVTTQTGNEATDTAALESALEKSNAKGKIVIASAATVTGTNFDDLIQIRRLCDKHQAWLHVDAAFGIFERLVSGSQGRTKGLELADSITLDAHKWLNVPYDCGIFLTRHLHYLIESCDVPAPYLVTSKADPDFFSMGVENSRRFRALPVWMSLLAYGKDGIRQWVSKNIAQTKQLADWFADSPDYDLVYYGELNVVLFKPSGKDDDATTALLHAINADGRIFVSPGSWQGQKVIRAALSNWQTEQVDLDIAKSALTELAKAL; this is encoded by the coding sequence ATGACGATGACACACAACCAATGGCAAGTATTACCCCAATTACTCACTGAGTTTTCTAAACTTACCGAGGCATTTATAGAGTCGAGCAATAGTCGCTCAGCCGCAGGTCGCGATATTGCTCCGCCCGACCTAACACTCACAGAGTCTGGAATTGCATTTGAGTCACTGATAGAGATTTTTAGTAAACAAGTGGTACCAAACCTAAGCACAAGTACTGGGCCTAGGTATTGGGGATTCGTCACTGGCGGCGCAACGCCAATCGCTACTTTTGCCGATTGGTTGGTGTCAACCTACGACCAAAATGTCTCAAAGGGTGATGGCTCCATCGCAACCAATATAGAACGCCAGGCTATTCGCTGGCTAACCGAATTATTCGACCTACCAGTAAGCTTTGATGGTCTTTTTACCACTGGGGCAACGGCGGCAAATTACTTAGGTGCAGTCATAGCACGTCAGTTTGCAGGGCACCAACAAGGGATCAATGTGGCAGAGGAAGGGGCCTTCGGTTTGGAAGTCGAGGTTTTTTGCGCGACGCCCCACGCGAGTATGATTAAGGCGCTTGGTCTTGCAGGCCTAGGCCGCAACCAAATCACTAGAGTAACAACGCAAACAGGCAATGAGGCTACGGATACCGCAGCGCTTGAGTCAGCACTTGAAAAAAGTAACGCCAAAGGAAAAATTGTCATCGCCAGTGCCGCCACCGTTACTGGCACTAATTTTGATGATTTAATTCAGATCCGCCGATTATGCGATAAACACCAAGCTTGGCTGCATGTTGATGCTGCATTTGGCATTTTCGAGCGTCTGGTTTCCGGTTCCCAAGGTCGCACTAAGGGGCTTGAGTTAGCCGATAGCATCACCTTAGATGCACACAAGTGGCTTAATGTGCCATACGACTGCGGGATCTTTCTCACTCGTCATTTGCACTACTTGATTGAAAGCTGCGACGTTCCAGCGCCTTACTTAGTCACATCAAAAGCCGACCCCGACTTTTTTTCGATGGGTGTAGAAAACTCTCGTCGATTTAGGGCACTGCCCGTTTGGATGTCGTTACTTGCCTATGGTAAAGACGGGATCCGTCAATGGGTAAGCAAAAATATTGCGCAAACTAAACAACTTGCAGACTGGTTTGCTGATTCTCCAGACTATGATTTAGTTTATTATGGAGAGTTGAATGTAGTGCTTTTCAAGCCAAGTGGTAAAGACGACGACGCGACAACCGCCCTCCTTCATGCCATTAATGCGGACGGCCGTATATTTGTCAGCCCAGGGAGTTGGCAAGGACAGAAGGTGATCCGTGCTGCGCTCAGTAATTGGCAAACGGAGCAAGTTGATTTAGACATAGCAAAAAGCGCATTAACCGAATTAGCTAAGGCGCTTTAA
- a CDS encoding GFA family protein: MTFPISGSCQCGEVSYTLKAAPKMVVACHCKACQKLSTSAFSITAIVDKGDIEFSGLMKEWQRPADSGNVSGAKFCPTCGNRIYHFNPAEPNSIKLKPSNLDDTRFIQPTAHVWVSEKQDWYTIPEGVTVFDKQP, from the coding sequence ATGACATTTCCAATTAGTGGCTCGTGCCAATGTGGTGAAGTAAGCTACACGTTAAAAGCAGCACCTAAAATGGTGGTCGCCTGTCACTGTAAGGCTTGCCAAAAACTGTCAACAAGCGCATTTAGCATTACAGCCATTGTTGATAAAGGCGATATTGAGTTTTCGGGTCTGATGAAAGAATGGCAGCGTCCGGCTGATAGTGGTAACGTTAGCGGAGCTAAGTTTTGCCCAACTTGCGGCAACCGCATTTACCACTTTAACCCAGCAGAGCCAAATTCAATTAAACTCAAACCAAGTAATTTGGACGATACTCGCTTTATTCAACCGACGGCGCATGTATGGGTTAGTGAAAAGCAAGACTGGTATACCATCCCAGAGGGCGTCACCGTATTTGATAAACAGCCTTAG
- a CDS encoding DUF7691 family protein — MSYGVMAYLVDTQALLNTPARVLFEEVNLKCARELREINSMLEDHLDGGNEQVSASDLLKELLSGEGNRAGLGFAYGYLFKAICEIKGRFLNNSAWYPCDMDNLYDIPFTSMMNMPYKFPIPDDFPAIFSIAPDSINTDEADYGELDQTQIAQLESWLSEAKVKNQHLYIFLH; from the coding sequence ATGTCCTATGGCGTTATGGCGTATCTAGTCGATACGCAAGCACTGTTAAACACACCAGCAAGAGTACTTTTTGAAGAAGTTAATTTAAAATGTGCGAGAGAATTGCGTGAGATTAACTCTATGCTAGAAGATCACTTAGATGGTGGTAACGAGCAAGTTAGCGCATCAGATTTACTCAAAGAACTGCTGAGTGGTGAGGGAAACCGAGCTGGACTAGGTTTTGCCTATGGTTATTTATTCAAGGCCATTTGCGAGATAAAGGGACGATTTTTAAACAACAGTGCGTGGTACCCATGCGATATGGATAATCTTTATGATATCCCGTTCACCTCAATGATGAATATGCCTTATAAATTTCCAATCCCAGATGACTTTCCTGCAATTTTCAGCATTGCACCTGACAGCATCAATACAGACGAAGCGGACTATGGTGAGCTTGATCAAACCCAAATCGCGCAGCTCGAAAGTTGGTTAAGTGAGGCTAAAGTAAAAAACCAGCATTTGTATATTTTCTTGCATTGA